The genomic segment TCCCATTATTGGAGCGGATGCCGCTTTAGGACGAGCCCGAAAACATTTCATGCAGGATGAAACAACAGAGTTTATAGCCCTTTTTGCCGATAGAACCCAGAATTCTTGGGCTAAtaagttttgcaatgtttgcaatCCAGGGTGCATAAAACGGTGATGATAATCCTCTATGATCAGCGTGGTCAACCTATGATCGCGAGGCAATAGTAGTGGATGTTTCACATCGAACGACAGGTCTCCTTTAGAAAGGCGACCGCCCACCCTTAGCAATTCACGGTCGTCCAGAAACGGCGCCAATTTCCGCATGGGTTTCGATAGGGAGTGAGTGGCTTTATCTTTCGATAAACAACGCAATTCCGAAGCAAAGGCTTGCTCCTGAACATGCTTTACTAGAAAAAGAAGAACCTTAGAAATTTCTTCTGGTGACAGATTCAAATCTGTATATCTCGAAGATGACATTTGTAAGTTGTGCATGAACCTAAAACAATAGGCAAGAATGCGCAATATGCGTTGTAGGGACGAAAATCGATTTAATATGTCATCGATCATAGACATATTAGACGCCGTGAGCAAACTATAAATCTTTTGCTCGTTCGAAGCGGCTTGATCTGGAAAGATCTCAGATTGTGGCCAAGATTCTTGAGGTTTGGAAAGCCAGGTAGGCCCCGCCCACCATAGCGTATGCTCGATTAAGTCAGCAGGTAACAAGCCGCGGGAGCCGCAGTCCGCAGGATTATCCAAACCAGAAACATGGTGCCACTTTTCAGGAGAAATATTCTCTTGTATGTGCGCAACCCTATTAGCTACAAAGGTTTTCCACTTGGATGAACACGAACGAATCCAAGTCAGCGCGACAGTCGAGTCTGACCAAGCATAGATGTCATCGAAAGTATGAACATCCTTTAAAGCGTCTGTAAACGAGACGACTAAATCCGACAACAAAACAGCAGCTAGCAGCTCGCACCTCGGAATGGAACATTTACGAAGTGGAGCCACCTTGGTTTTAGCACAACAAAGGCGCACGACAATAGTTCCGTCATTTTGAACGACACGACAATAAATGACAGCACAGTACCCCTTCTCCGAGGCGTCACAATACCCGTGAAGCTGCAACGATACGAAAGATTCAACCATTCTACGGGGAATGGATAACGAATTCATCTTCACCAattgtgacttaaatttacgcCACTCTTGGGCGATGTCAGTAGGAACCTCGTTGTCCCAATCGACACCAGAAACCCATAGGagttgaattaaatattttgcgAAAAATACGACAGGCGACAATAGGCCCAGAGGGTCAAAAATACGGGCGATATCCGAAAGGATCGATCGCTTTGTACAACGACAATCATTCAAGGAGGTCTTGAATGTGAAGGTATCTTCCTTGGGAAGCCATGACAGGCCGAGAATTTTTAGCGACAGATCATGAACGTTTTCAAAGTTGTGAAGTTGTTCCGAATATAGTTCTGAACCAGGTAAACCTTTTAGAAACTCGGGGTTATTTGATGTCCATTTGCGCAAATGAAGTTGCGCAGACGATAATATTTCCACCAACTGTTGGCGTAGCACTAACGCATCCTCAACAGAGTCTGCACCTGAGACAATGTCATCGACATATGCATCCCTAGCCAATACTGCAGCACCTTGGGGAGAGCGAGACGAAAACTCCTTTGCTAGCTTGGATATACACCAAAGCGCCTGATAGGGAGCACAGGACACGCCATAGGTCACTGTGAGCAAACGATAATCTTTCACAGGCTCATCAGATGATGGACGCCATAAAATGCGTTGATAGTCGCAGTCCTGTAAAGCGACAAGAAACTGCCGGTACATCTGCTTGATGTCCCCGGTGAACACTACTGCATGCCATCGAAAACGAACCAgcaaatcaaatatattattttgcaaTTTTGGGCCTGGCAGCAGCGCACTATTCAAGGACCGCCCCGAAGAGTCTTGGGCGCTAGCGTCGAAAACGCAACGCAGAGGCGTAGTGACGGAGTCTGGCCGCAAAATTCCATGGTGAGGTATGTAATAGAACTGACCCTCAGACGCCACTGGAGGACCAACCTCTTCCATGTGACCACAACTTAAGTAGTCGTCCATGAAATTGACATAAGCTGTCCGAAATTGaggatttaatttaaatttcctcTCTAAATTTAAGAGACGCTTGAGAGCTATCTCACGAGAATTTGAAAACCTTGGTTTGTCCTGAGGGTCGACATAAGTTAATGGTACTACCATCCTTCCCTCGGGACTGCGACAATATGAATTTTCCATTTGGTTTTCACACGACAATTCCGATTTCGACAAAACGATATTTTTAGGCAGATCAAAGCCTTCCAACTCCCAGAAGCGCTTGATGCTGTTGTCTAATGAAAGACTCGACACGAGAAAACACCTCTCCATATCACCTCCGGACCCCTTAGAACAACGAGAACGAGAAGTGTTAATGTCTCTAGGGCACTCACCCATCACCAACCAGCCAAACACCGTGCGGACGGCTATGGGCTCATCTGGGTTGCCCTTGACAACACCAGACTGTAATGCCGCAGCAAAAAGGTTGACACTAACCAACATGTCTATTGGTCCAGACTTATGAAAATATGGATCAGCGAGATCTAAATCCTTTAGATGCATCCAGGACGACACCTTAAGCGGCTCCAGTGGCATATCAGGGCAGATCTTAGGAAGCACATACGCTTCAAACGAAAATGTGCAAGATGAGTCCCCATTTGCCGGGACTATCTCACAATCGACAATTCCAAAAGTGTCTGTTGACGCTAGACCGACACCGTTCACCGATGGTGAGTTAACTTTAATTGGTATTCCTAGTTTTCGAGCGCACTCTAATGTAACAAAATTACATGCGGAAGCATTATCCACTAGCATACGAATTGGTactaaatggttatatttattttttatcattacaATAGCCGTCGAGAACAGGCTTGGTGCATTTGCATTATGGACAGTcaatgtcacttgagtttgccGAGTGGATGGTTCCAACTCCTTATCAAAGTGCAATAATGTATGGTGTCTATGTTTACAGATGCCACAAGACACCGAGGACTTACAATTCTTAACTGAATGGGATGGCCTACAACACATTATACAAAGTTTCTTTTCCTTAACTTGGGCGAACCTATCCATTGGCCGCAATTCCAAAAATTTTGAACAATGCTCAAATGTGTGCCCTGGTGTGGCACATATAACACAGTAACTCACATTATTCACTGGTGGAACAAGAAATGAAGATTTA from the Leguminivora glycinivorella isolate SPB_JAAS2020 chromosome 8, LegGlyc_1.1, whole genome shotgun sequence genome contains:
- the LOC125228715 gene encoding uncharacterized protein LOC125228715, which gives rise to MPLEPLKVSSWMHLKDLDLADPYFHKSGPIDMLVSVNLFAAALQSGVVKGNPDEPIAVRTVFGWLVMGECPRDINTSRSRCSKGSGGDMERCFLVSSLSLDNSIKRFWELEGFDLPKNIVLSKSELSCENQMENSYCRSPEGRMVVPLTYVDPQDKPRFSNSREIALKRLLNLERKFKLNPQFRTAYVNFMDDYLSCGHMEEVGPPVASEGQFYYIPHHGILRPDSVTTPLRCVFDASAQDSSGRSLNSALLPGPKLQNNIFDLLVRFRWHAVVFTGDIKQMYRQFLVALQDCDYQRILWRPSSDEPVKDYRLLTVTYGVSCAPYQALWCISKLAKEFSSRSPQGAAVLARDAYVDDIVSGADSVEDALVLRQQLVEILSSAQLHLRKWTSNNPEFLKGLPGSELYSEQLHNFENVHDLSLKILGLSWLPKEDTFTFKTSLNDCRCTKRSILSDIARIFDPLGLLSPVVFFAKYLIQLLWVSGVDWDNEVPTDIAQEWRKFKSQLVKMNSLSIPRRMVESFVSLQLHGYCDASEKGYCAVIYCRVVQNDGTIVVRLCCAKTKVAPLRKCSIPRCELLAAVLLSDLVVSFTDALKDVHTFDDIYAWSDSTVALTWIRSCSSKWKTFVANRVAHIQENISPEKWHHVSGLDNPADCGSRGLLPADLIEHTLWWAGPTWLSKPQESWPQSEIFPDQAASNEQKIYSLLTASNMSMIDDILNRFSSLQRILRILAYCFRFMHNLQMSSSRYTDLNLSPEEISKVLLFLVKHVQEQAFASELRCLSKDKATHSLSKPMRKLAPFLDDRELLRVGGRLSKGDLSFDVKHPLLLPRDHRLTTLIIEDYHHRFMHPGLQTLQNLLAQEFWVLSAKRAINSVVSSCMKCFRARLTLEPLTILPESNMVDAKLGPLQRWKLLQKIHQDFWRKWHVEYLHTLQQRHKWFDDQKNIIVGTLVLIVNEQCSPMKWKIGRVVQLHPGSDGICRVVTVRTESGELKRPVVKLCPLPLQN